The sequence NNNNNNNNNNNNNNNNNNNNNNNNNNNNNNNNNNNNNNNNNNNNNNNNNNNNNNNNNNNNNNNNNNNNNNNNNNNNNNNNNNNNNNNNNNNNNNNNNNNNNNNNNNNNNNNNNNNNNNNNNNNNNNNNNNNNNNNNNNNNNNNNNNNNNNNNNNNNNNNNNNNNNNNNNNNNNNNNNNNNNNNNNNNNNNNNNNNNNNNNNNNNNNNNNNNNNNNNNNNNNNNNNNNNNNNNNNNNNNNNNNNNNNNNNNNNNNNNNNNNNNNNNNNNNNNNNNNNNNNNNNNNNNNNNNNNNNNNNNNNNNNNNNNNNNNNNNNNNNNNNNNNNNNNNNNNNNNNNNNNNNNNNNNNNNNNNNNNNNNNNNNNNNNNNNNNNNNNNNNNNNNNNNNNNNNNNNNNNNNNNNNNNNNNNNNNNNNNNNNNNNNNNNNNNNNNNNNNNNNNNNNNNNNNNNNNNNNNNNNNNNNNNNNNNNNNNNNNNNNNNNNNNNNNNNNNNNNNNNNNNNNNNNNNNNNNNNNNNNNNNNNNNNNNNNNNNNNNNNNNNNNNNNNNNNNNNNNNNNNNNNNNNNNNNNNNNNNNNNNNNNNNNNNNNNNNNNNNNNNNNNNNNNNNNNNNNNNNNNNNNNNNNNNNNNNNNNNNNNNNNNNNNNNNNNNNNNNNNNNNNNNNNNNNNNNNNNNNNNNNNNNNNNNNNNNNNNNNNNNNNNNNNNNNNNNNNNNNNNNNNNNNNNNNNNNNNNNNNNNNNNNNNNNNNNNNNNNNNNNNNNNNNNNNNNNNNNNNNNNNNNNNNNNNNNNNNNNNNNNNNNNNNNNNNNNNNNNNNNNNNNNNNNNNNNNNNNNNNNNNNNNNNNNNNNNNNNNNNNNNNNNNNNNNNNNNNNNNNNNNNNNNNNNNNNNNNNNNNNNNNNNNNNNNNNNNNNNNNNNNNNNNNNNNNNNNNNNNNNNNNNNNNNNNNNNNNNNNNNNNNNNNNNNNNNNNNNNNNNNNNNNNNNNNNNNNNNNNNNNNNNNNNNNNNNNNNNNNNNNNNNNNNNNNNNNNNNNNNNNNNNNNNNNNNNNNNNNNNNNNNNNNNNNNNNNNNNNNNNNNNNNNNNNNNNNNNNNNNNNNNNNNNNNNNNNNNNNNNNNNNNNNNNNNNNNNNNNNNNNNNNNNNNNNNNNNNNNNNNNNNNNNNNNNNNNNNNNNNNNNNNNNNNNNNNNNNNNNNNNNNNNNNNNNNNNNNNNNNNNNNNNNNNNNNNNNNNNNNNNNNNNNNNNNNNNNNNNNNNNNNNNNNNNNNNNNNNNNNNNNNNNNNNNNNNNNNNNNNNNNNNNNNNNNNNNNNNNNNNNNNNNNNNNNNNNNNNNNNNNNNNNNNNNNNNNNNNNNNNNNNNNNNNNNNNNNNNNNNNNNNNNNNNNNNNNNNNNNNNNNNNNNNNNNNNNNNNNNNNNNNNNNNNNNNNNNNNNNNNNNNNNNNNNNNNNNNNNNNNNNNNNNNNNNNNNNNNNNNNNNNNNNNNNNNNNNNNNNNNNNNNNNNNNNNNNNNNNNNNNNNNNNNNNNNNNNNNNNNNNNNNNNNNNNNNNNNNNNNNNNNNNNNNNNNNNNNNNNNNNNNNNNNNNNNNNNNNNNNNNNNNNNNNNNNNNNNNNNNNNNNNNNNNNNNNNNNNNNNNNNNNNNNNNNNNNNNNNNNNNNNNNNNNNNNNNNNNNNNNNNNNNNNNNNNNNNNNNNNNNNNNNNNNNNNNNNNNNNNNNNNNNNNNNNNNNNNNNNNNNNNNNNNNNNNNNNNNNNNNNNNNNNNNNNNNNNNNNNNNNNNNNNNNNNNNNNNNNNNNNNNNNNNNNNNNNNNNNNNNNNNNNNNNNNNNNNNNNNNNNNNNNNNNNNNNNNNNNNNNNNNNNNNNNNNNNNNNNNNNNNNNNNNNNNNNNNNNNNNNNNNNNNNNNNNNNNNNNNNNNNNNNNNNNNNNNNNNNNNNNNNNNNNNNNNNNNNNNNNNNNNNNNNNNNNNNNNNNNNNNNNNNNNNNNNNNNNNNNNNNNNNNNNNNNNNNNNNNNNNNNNNNNNNNNNNNNNNNNNNNNNNNNNNNNNNNNNNNNNNNNNNNNNNNNNNNNNNNNNNNNNNNNNNNNNNNNNNNNNNNNNNNNNNNNNNNNNNNNNNNNNNNNNNNNNNNNNNNNNNNNNNNNNNNNNNNNNNNNNNNNNNNNNNNNNNNNNNNNNNNNNNNNNNNNNNNNNNNNNNNNNNNNNNNNNNNNNNNNNNNNNNNNNNNNNNNNNNNNNNNNNNNNNNNNNNNNNNNNNNNNNNNNNNNNNNNNNNNNNNNNNNNNNNNNNNNNNNNNNNNNNNNNNNNNNNNNNNNNNNNNNNNNNNNNNNNNNNNNNNNNNNNNNNNNNNNNNNNNNNNNNNNNNNNNNNNNNNNNNNNNNNNNNNNNNNNNNNNNNNNNNNNNNNNNNNNNNNNNNNNNNNNNNNNNNNNNNNNNNNNNNNNNNNNNNNNNNNNNNNNNNNNNNNNNNNNNNNNNNNNNNNNNNNNNNNNNNNNNNNNNNNNNNNNNNNNNNNNNNNNNNNNNNNNNNNNNNNNNNNNNNNNNNNNNNNNNNNNNNNNNNNNNNNNNNNNNNNNNNNNNNNNNNNNNNNNNNNNNNNNNNNNNNNNNNNNNNNNNNNNNNNNNNNNNNNNNNNNNNNNNNNNNNNNNNNNNNNNNNNNNNNNNNNNNNNNNNNNNNNNNNNNNNNNNNNNNNNNNNNNNNNNNNNNNNNNNNNNNNNNNNNNNNNNNNNNNNNNNNNNNNNNNNNNNNNNNNNNNNNNNNNNNNNNNNNNNNNNNNNNNNNNNNNNNNNNNNNNNNNNNNNNNNNNNNNNNNNNNNNNNNNNNNNNNNNNNNNNNNNNNNNNNNNNNNNNNNNNNNNNNNNNNNNNNNNNNNNNNNNNNNNNNNNNNNNNNNNNNNNNNNNNNNNNNNNNNNNNNNNNNNNNNNNNNNNNNNNNNNNNNNNNNNNNNNNNNNNNNNNNNNNNNNNNNNNNNNNNNNNNNNNNNNNNNNNNNNNNNNNNNNNNNNNNNNNNNNNNNNNNNNNNNNNNNNNNNNNNNNNNNNNNNNNNNNNNNNNNNNNNNNNNNNNNNNNNNNNNNNNNNNNNNNNNNNNNNNNNNNNNNNNNNNNNNNNNNNNNNNNNNNNNNNNNNNNNNNNNNNNNNNNNNNNNNNNNNNNNNNNNNNNNNNNNNNNNNNNNNNNNNNNNNNgaggaatctccactcggtctTGACTGACTGCCTTGGTAACcgccttgaatatttctggaatttcaatatattcttttcccagaaataattccgtgtgatgagaatttgataaggcatacgagacttgataagtcaatgagtatggcctatttccattCGTCATATACTCCTtcttcttgtagtcctgataaagagtcagggctcggctgaaggatgaatcttgcagattataagcgatttgtggatagaactcggttataatcttcttggcatagagattgcctgaaaagCTCCAAGAATTGAATTTCTGGCATCTCTGAcccttttgtcgcaaagtgcaaCATCAATCGGTTGGTCTGTCCCCGGGAAAAGGGAGGATTttattaccaactgaattgctccaatatgaatccatttcatcgtacttgcgacttctggcttcattttcttgagatcctgCTTAATATCTTCAGCTGGAACCAactggatttccacctgattacttgtgatctcaatgggaagcgccatttcttggcttgtgacgccaaaatagatatgatgcttccttttggttggaatcaagctatgaAAAACTCGATTCAGTCTCCCattagaaaacccttggtatgtttgtacctcttcggtttccttcttgagttttttcacgagcttcttcaccacttcttcctgtggaatcagaaaatggctagtgaatccattctgatcctccttctgggtgtgGTGAACCTCGtgctcttctttagtctgactcgtctccggttgatccatcagtcctttccgaatcttcagaactaaagacttcttcctgctcatatatactctcatcagaggatatatcttcgaactgatacacgggtatcaattcctaGTGGTAGatggcgtcttcgatatccggtgtggattcgaatcttcttatcatccttttctcgttgtctgggcaattggtagaaatatgcccctttgcaccgcatgtccagcagttgcaatctttaaaactttcatttgttttggcttgagtacgcctgaaagtttttctcgccgggattctcttttgatttgagaatctgtttcttgatggtccgctccgttggcctgacttgtaggagcgcgccttctgtctggtccacatagttcttggcttccaagaactccttctggactttctttcatagggttggtacctatgtttctttcggctcctcctttgatacagcaactcagcaccaatctctgttggaagatcaatgttgtcgcacatcaatggggatttcttgttgagtctcctcaatcttttgagattcctctggtccgctgccttctggcaccattcggacatcttcttgtgaacataagacatcctcctcgaagcactgtcaagtggatatcctcctggtgaaacatactcattgatgagcatttccctccatggacttggaaactttggaaAGAAGAGGTCCATGGCCTTCTGATCTTCCACCTCCCCCATATGGACGTATAGGGTGTACagacgcagaaattcatcgagagcttttggctctagcaccatcaaccttagattgtaaagtgcctgttgatatttcttgcgcttctcctctgcggatccttcgaaaaaacccattcccaagaaatggattttaatctgtttAGTAGTTTCCTTAATGATGTCATATAAGGACGTGCCACTAAACAACTCCTCCCTGGTCATAACTTCAAGTttttcccagtattgttttgccatgcctgctAAGCTAGCTTCGAAGATTCTGGCAAATTCCTTTTTGTCGTAATCAATTGTGGCAACCACgacttttaatgatgaagcccattcgtcaaTGAgtccctcccattctttgaaactggcttcgtcaaggttgagaatcaatccgtatggatggattggttctagtgtgacctttcctacaggagtatcctgtatctgaggcctccgtcgcCTGGTTCTTTGGaactggcttgcatcgtcttgGGCTGACCCCTTCTTTGACGATTCTCCTTCGTGAGGCTCGGTTTTAggaacctcatctccttggttcatctttagatcaaccatgttgaggttagcaaaagattctgctaactcctgtagatcttctaatccgattctgtcaaggctattcatgatatttgcctttcatgattcggattatgtccttcggctgcaactctTTGGGTGTTGCATCAAATATGGATGGAttcgtcgggtctttggaccattgattccgaattttcccggaacatggttttcgcctttcgatctcctccaatCTTTTCTGAATATCACTcaagagggttagtatttcctcttgtttgagtgatattttgctcatctccatcggtagctcatacagcttgttgccgtaataCTCCACCGTCTTTTGAATCTCCCGTAGGTTGACATTTTCGGAAGAatctggctcgatcttgtggtagcttggataagctactcccgccttgttttttggttccatcaatcgtgcgaCCAATGGGCCTCGTCTCTGTTTTGTTCAATGGCCGTTCTAGCTGCGGCCATTCTCATGAGATTCTCATGATAAAATTGGATACTCGCGATAATCtcgcgaataagctcgatatctcctcctcgtcgtaggttggtcacgagggctcgattgttccatttGAGATCGCCTATCAGGCGACTGGTTTCTAtctccaaattttggagagagttcctgtagtgtacacatctcggacaatcgtccggatccataaactaaaatggagtctcctcccacatgggttaatcataaaataaattaaaaataatataattcctctataaaaacccgctctgataccattttcgACAAGGATCTTTTTAAACTGTTTTTGCTTAAAAGTACGTGGCgctgtctcacagtccagacccagattacaaagtaatctatcgggcacgaggaaagtttccagccgatataccatttaaGCCCAATCTTAAACATGTTTTAGGTATAAATTGTCTTTTTGTCAAAAACCAAATGTTATAGGGGTCAAAGtgcaataaattttataatgggGTAATTTTTGAATATCCATACTTTGGCCATGGGAAATTCCAGAAAATTTTGAGAGTTTGTGTATTATGGAGCAGAATCTAAAGGTGGTGTTATAAACCAGAATTTGGTcatagtttgtgtatttaggggcaaaaTACCCTTTTTTATTGTGTATTTATACCTTTTTGGGcccttgttttattttgttaaccAAAGCCCTGCAATTATATTTTACAAGCCCAATATGGAATCAACGTGCCAGCCCATATTAAAGTtcgattatatattttcttttctttatctttatttatttctttgtaaaattactaattataaaatagttaatatgcatatcaaattaaagatcacaataaaaaaataatttgacgtatatttatataaatattttatttaaaatataaaaattatatttattatttaaaaaattctctctccttaattctctcatttttattttaatttgtatttaaatttcttatcttttttcttttacattTTCATAATAtcgatttttattattgtaaatttttctttattttttatttttttcaataatcaactcaaatatattcaattaaaattaattttttttaattataattataaatatgataattgagttagtatcaattttataaaaataaaaaaacatttttCGTGCATTGCATGTAGTGAAAATGCTAGTTATATTAAAAAACCaagatttcaaattgatttcaaaattaagtggcgattttaaaattataataaaattgaatgtttttgtataaactatatttttttctttttatttcctttttcgttatctttttattttttgttttatttctttctaagattatgaaattcaactaattataaaatatcttatatattttatataaatatttgatttataatgtaaaacttatatttatttaaagatttaaagttttaaaagaaaatatctcatctctcatctttttttcaataaatctattttctactctttttcatttttcttttattttttacattttttttgtcttttcataatatcaatttaattattgcgtatatttattttattttattttgatgtgttaaaaaatggaagctatagtcctcatttGGATGTGTTAAAAAAATGGAAGCTATAGTCCTCGTTTTCAAATTCGGTAACATATAGCCCTCATTTTCAAATTACGTAACATATAGTTCTTTGAAAACACTGAAAGTAATGGTTctgttttaacaattagctcggATTATCTTGTTGATTTTTGTCATCTGCTCGAAGGAGAAGAGACTCTCGCTTTAATCAATGTAGTAACTCTAGTGTTTGATGCATACTCTGATTCGATAGGGCTAAGTTCTAACACCTTTTACCAAGCATATAGCTTCTATGCATATTTCCTTGAATTATGTATACTCGAGTTGTTGTGATAAAATGGTCATAATTCACTATTTTGTGAAATCAGTGTTGatattgatggtttatttgCATGTAGCAACCAACACTTTTCTTGGTTGGAGGGAAGGCCTTCTACCATGAAGTAAAGCTAAGTTACCGAGGAACAAAACGTCGCCCTTTTGCCACTTTATTGAAGTATACACGCATGCAAATGCATAGAGTCAGTCGCCCTCTTGTAACTTACTGATTAGTTAGAATTAGTTAGGAGGTTAATCAGCTACAGTTCTGTTATGCCAGCTCAGCATGAGAATAGATTAGTTGTAGTTAGCTTTCTATATATTGTAAAGTGTAAGTTTATCATCTTGAATACAGAAAATATTCTCTCGCACTCCTCTCTTATCTTCTCTCAAATCTGAATTTTCATCTTCTACAGTTTAGATTACTTTTAATACACTTGAATTGGATGCTCTCTTCTTCGATGATCTCTTGGCATCGTTTAACCGCCTCGTCCGGTATTTCACTTGCGTCGGCCATGGTGGCGGAGCTGAGCTCGTTACCGTGCATTCCAACGACGGTGTTGAACCACATCCTCCTTCCTTTTCTTCCCTCGAACACCCTTGTCAAAGGTCTAGGACCTAGTATCGTCTTCATCCCGCCCTCTGCCAGCCATTCCATCTCCATTCCTAATGCCTTACCCCTGCACACGACAtttactttggaggattagccttcatagataaaaatagtactccctccgtcccacctccATAGTCCACTTCACTTTTTCACACATACTAAGAAAATGCAATAAATAGTGTTTTGAGAAAATTCAAATAGTACTTGGAAAATACAAAATGtatgtaattattcaattttgtccttatttattctatgtttgactatatttaaataatgttACTTTGGTAAAAAAGGAAATTTAATGCTAACTTAATTTAGAAAGTGGACTATATTGTGGGACATCTAAAAAAGGAATAAGGGACTATGAAGGTGGGACACAGGGAGTAACCAATAGTAACGCTGATcctttgtttactttgatggattaaaattttGGGATATCACAAGATCcttaattatttctatcatttaagctaattttacttgattccTATCTCATTTCAAAGCTGGGATTGAAGTAATCCTACTCTCTAGGatatataaaaatactcaatcatgcaaagtaaacgctcccTAAGTGGAGACAATATGACTAGAAAGAACTCGAAATTGCTTACCTCTTTTCCGCTTCTACGCGATCTGAAGTCCCAAATGCATCTTCCCAACCTCGACCTCTCATGGAAGATGTATCGTTTTTGCTTAGGGCCGTGAAGGTGTATCTCAGTCCTTTCCTCTCCATCTCCTCCACCATCTCCGGGTACTCTTCCAACATCCTCTCCGTTACACGGAAGCTAGGCACGATCGGAGTTTCTCCTCCTTCCGGTGGAGGTACTTCACAGAAGAGAATTACCTTCTCCGGGAATTCTTTTAtctgattaaaataaaaaccagcgtgaaaccctaaaaaaaaaaaaaaaagatccatTAATTGAACTCGTGCAATGAAACTCACCAAGACCATCTCATGGTGGTAGTATATGAACTCCGACAGGGGGCCTTCGTTGGCCGTCCAGACC comes from Salvia miltiorrhiza cultivar Shanhuang (shh) chromosome 3, IMPLAD_Smil_shh, whole genome shotgun sequence and encodes:
- the LOC131016990 gene encoding clavaminate synthase-like protein At3g21360, whose product is MLMEKSCKYFKVGRCEGQKVVDGEAVPLVLQPPEGGEGEVEGLLWAIRENKEWFEKTIVKNSAVLLRGFHVENAHEFNDVVEAFGWEDIRYVGPAPRTHVYKRVWTANEGPLSEFIYYHHEMVLIKEFPEKVILFCEVPPPEGGETPIVPSFRVTERMLEEYPEMVEEMERKGLRYTFTALSKNDTSSMRGRGWEDAFGTSDRVEAEKRGKALGMEMEWLAEGGMKTILGPRPLTRVFEGRKGRRMWFNTVVGMHGNELSSATMADASEIPDEAVKRCQEIIEEESIQFKWQKGDVLFLGNLALLHGRRPSLQPRKVLVATCK